A section of the Marinimicrobium koreense genome encodes:
- a CDS encoding HDOD domain-containing protein — protein MSHVVERVRDEIISAIKNDQLVLPTLPEVALQVREVADDPDANLDQLAKVIGNDAALSARIIRVANSPLLRGNRQIEDLKTALGRLGMEYTCNLATGLAMEQMFQATSDLVDSRLRDVWMRSSEVAGICHVLCRHYTKLQPDKAMLAGLIHKIGVLPILTYAEEHSSLLTDSLTLDRVIDELQGPLGDMILKVWEFPEELIHVPSRHMKFDRKADAADYADLVTVALLQSHMGDGSALGEMDYQSVTAFERLGMDPDMQSAEAEDLSDEMAAAMMALQ, from the coding sequence ATGAGTCATGTTGTTGAACGCGTCCGAGACGAAATCATCAGTGCCATCAAAAACGATCAACTGGTCCTGCCCACCCTGCCCGAGGTGGCCTTACAGGTTCGTGAAGTAGCGGACGATCCGGACGCCAATCTGGATCAACTGGCCAAGGTGATCGGCAATGATGCTGCGCTCAGTGCCCGCATCATCCGGGTGGCTAACAGCCCCCTGCTCAGAGGCAACCGCCAAATTGAGGATCTGAAAACGGCACTGGGCCGCCTGGGCATGGAATACACCTGCAACCTGGCCACCGGCCTGGCCATGGAGCAGATGTTCCAGGCCACTTCGGATCTGGTAGACAGCCGATTGCGGGATGTGTGGATGCGCTCAAGCGAAGTGGCCGGCATCTGTCATGTACTGTGCCGTCACTACACCAAGCTTCAGCCGGACAAGGCCATGCTGGCGGGGCTTATTCATAAAATCGGCGTACTGCCCATTCTGACCTATGCCGAGGAGCACTCCTCGCTGCTGACCGACAGTCTCACCCTGGACCGGGTGATCGATGAACTGCAGGGCCCGCTGGGAGACATGATCCTGAAAGTCTGGGAGTTCCCAGAGGAGCTGATTCACGTACCCAGCCGGCACATGAAATTCGACCGCAAGGCCGACGCCGCCGACTACGCCGACCTGGTCACGGTCGCCCTGCTTCAGAGTCATATGGGCGACGGCTCCGCCCTGGGCGAGATGGACTACCAGAGCGTCACCGCGTTCGAGCGACTCGGTATGGACCCGGATATGCAGTCAGCCGAAGCGGAAGACCTGAGCGACGAAATGGCGGCCGCCATGATGGCGCTACAATAA
- a CDS encoding succinate dehydrogenase assembly factor 2 yields MERNRLFWGSRRGMLELDLILLPFLENVYPGLEQADKERYWKLLESEDQEMFAWFLHRQDPEDAELKRIVDIVRANTGINAR; encoded by the coding sequence GTGGAACGCAACCGTCTATTCTGGGGCAGTCGCCGCGGTATGCTGGAGCTGGATCTGATTCTGCTGCCCTTTCTGGAAAACGTGTATCCCGGCCTTGAGCAGGCGGACAAAGAGCGGTACTGGAAATTGCTCGAGTCCGAGGATCAGGAGATGTTCGCCTGGTTTCTGCACCGCCAGGATCCCGAGGACGCTGAACTGAAAAGGATTGTCGACATTGTCCGGGCCAATACCGGAATCAACGCCCGCTAA
- a CDS encoding DUF2069 domain-containing protein codes for MAPKPPENTEQAQHIKRKLSVARTLVLATYSGLLLMFTLLTLFKAEPNWPLWIVQVVPLLIFAPGLKRGYHRTYSWLCFVVLLYFTWAVTNTLSPLAYWRDYLAVALTVILFSSAMMASRWRQQWWLWENRH; via the coding sequence ATGGCTCCTAAACCTCCGGAAAATACTGAACAGGCGCAACACATCAAGCGCAAACTGTCAGTTGCCCGCACCCTGGTGCTGGCCACCTACTCAGGACTGCTCCTGATGTTCACCCTCCTGACACTGTTCAAGGCCGAGCCCAACTGGCCGCTATGGATCGTGCAGGTGGTCCCGCTGCTGATCTTTGCGCCGGGGCTGAAGCGTGGCTATCATCGGACCTATAGCTGGCTGTGTTTTGTGGTGCTGCTGTATTTTACCTGGGCCGTAACCAACACGCTCTCGCCACTGGCCTACTGGCGCGACTACCTGGCGGTGGCGCTGACCGTGATACTGTTCTCCAGTGCCATGATGGCCAGCCGCTGGCGTCAGCAATGGTGGCTCTGGGAAAATCGCCACTGA
- the sppA gene encoding signal peptide peptidase SppA, giving the protein MTYDDQTPPPARKRRGFIRRFFGFIGRSISWLRVVLGNLLFLLIVLFIVLALLPKEPLVLPDEFALTLAPTGYLVDEESYVDPVNMLLSGSDDAPMETPVRPLIQSIDAGRTDPRVSGLVLELDGLLGGGISKLEEVGAALQRFKDSDKPIIALGSLYTQEQYYLASYADEIYLDPMGSVLLTGYANYRNYFKSAMDKLSVNFHVFRVGKYKDFIEPYTRDDMSPESREHNSEWLNQLWGVYTSRVEALRQLPSGAVNDYISNMDVQLASVGGDSAQLALESQLIDGILSHRERQQLLTERFGHSDYGDHYNGVGHRTFLADVRRQSPKPAADRVGLIVASGTISTGEQPEGSIGSDSFLQRLQQVQDDPNIKALVIRIDSGGGSAYASEVIRSEIAALRAEGMPVLVSMGSMAASGGYWMAAGADEIWATPTTLTGSIGVFGALPTFEDSLEKIGIHVDGVGTTPLAGSMRLDRTLTPQANRIIQQTVNHIYQQFIDLVAEARGLTPERVDQLGQGRVWTGATAQELGLVDRLGSLEDTLAAAAEHAELDDYEVRQITRPLAPYEQFLKQLSGSAVSAWMPRVSGPEWLTPKLKSQLAPLLEPLRMLSELDDPRAVYARCMECLAP; this is encoded by the coding sequence GTGACCTACGACGACCAGACTCCCCCTCCCGCCCGCAAACGCCGTGGGTTCATTCGCCGGTTTTTTGGCTTCATCGGACGAAGTATCAGTTGGTTGCGGGTGGTATTGGGCAATCTCCTTTTCCTGCTGATAGTGCTGTTTATAGTGCTCGCTTTGCTGCCCAAAGAGCCTCTGGTGTTACCGGACGAATTTGCCCTGACCCTTGCACCGACCGGTTACCTGGTGGATGAGGAAAGCTACGTCGATCCCGTAAACATGCTCCTCAGCGGCAGCGATGACGCCCCGATGGAAACGCCGGTTCGCCCCCTGATTCAGTCCATCGATGCCGGGCGCACGGATCCGAGAGTCAGCGGTCTGGTGTTGGAGCTGGACGGACTTCTGGGCGGCGGAATAAGCAAGCTCGAAGAAGTCGGCGCCGCCCTGCAGCGATTCAAGGACAGCGACAAGCCAATCATCGCCCTGGGCAGCCTGTACACCCAGGAGCAGTACTACCTGGCAAGCTATGCCGATGAGATATACCTGGATCCGATGGGCTCGGTATTGCTGACCGGTTACGCCAACTACCGCAACTACTTCAAAAGTGCCATGGACAAGCTGTCCGTGAACTTCCACGTCTTCCGGGTGGGCAAATACAAAGACTTTATCGAGCCCTATACCCGGGATGACATGTCGCCCGAGTCCCGGGAGCACAACAGCGAGTGGCTCAACCAACTCTGGGGCGTGTATACCAGCCGCGTGGAAGCACTACGCCAATTACCCAGCGGCGCCGTCAATGACTACATCAGCAACATGGATGTTCAACTGGCCTCGGTGGGCGGTGACAGCGCGCAACTGGCCCTGGAATCTCAACTGATCGACGGGATTCTGAGCCACCGAGAGCGTCAGCAATTGCTGACCGAACGCTTCGGTCACAGCGACTACGGCGATCATTACAACGGCGTAGGCCACCGAACGTTTTTGGCCGATGTCCGTCGCCAGTCCCCGAAGCCGGCCGCCGACCGGGTCGGCCTGATTGTCGCCTCCGGCACCATTTCCACCGGCGAGCAACCCGAAGGCAGTATTGGCAGCGACAGCTTTCTGCAGCGGCTGCAGCAGGTCCAGGATGACCCGAACATCAAAGCACTGGTTATCCGCATCGACAGCGGCGGCGGTAGCGCCTATGCCTCCGAGGTGATTCGTTCCGAAATCGCCGCACTGCGGGCGGAGGGTATGCCGGTCTTGGTCTCCATGGGCAGTATGGCCGCCTCCGGGGGCTACTGGATGGCCGCGGGTGCCGACGAAATCTGGGCGACGCCCACCACGTTGACCGGCTCCATCGGCGTATTCGGAGCCCTACCGACCTTTGAGGACAGTCTTGAGAAAATCGGCATCCATGTCGACGGCGTGGGCACCACGCCGTTGGCCGGTTCCATGCGCCTGGATCGCACACTCACCCCCCAGGCCAACCGGATCATTCAGCAGACGGTGAACCACATTTATCAGCAATTTATCGACCTGGTGGCCGAGGCCCGGGGACTGACGCCCGAACGGGTGGATCAACTGGGTCAGGGGCGCGTGTGGACAGGGGCCACCGCTCAGGAATTGGGGCTGGTGGACCGGCTGGGCAGCCTGGAAGACACCCTCGCCGCCGCCGCAGAGCACGCCGAGCTGGACGACTACGAGGTGCGTCAGATCACCCGCCCACTGGCACCCTATGAACAGTTTCTCAAGCAGCTCAGTGGCAGCGCCGTGAGCGCCTGGATGCCGCGGGTATCGGGACCGGAGTGGTTGACGCCGAAGTTGAAGAGCCAGCTCGCACCGCTCCTGGAACCATTGCGGATGTTGAGCGAGCTTGATGATCCAAGAGCCGTGTACGCACGCTGTATGGAGTGTCTGGCGCCCTAG
- a CDS encoding protein YgfX, with protein MSGPIPESTPANRRLAPIRLQSSRWLRRLHRCLLLALAALPWLAFMGHSGVSIGWVMVLCLFNALLVWEWWRAGRRSDVTVLAFDAGSWTLEGASGVVAVFPCGEWLIWPWLQVVRFREGDGLRVHTLIILPDSASADDRRRLRVWLRMGRWHEGR; from the coding sequence TTGTCCGGGCCAATACCGGAATCAACGCCCGCTAACCGCCGGTTGGCGCCCATCCGCCTGCAGTCGTCGCGTTGGTTGCGGCGCCTGCATCGGTGTCTGTTACTCGCTCTGGCGGCACTGCCCTGGCTTGCCTTTATGGGGCATTCCGGTGTTTCCATTGGGTGGGTGATGGTCCTGTGCCTGTTCAATGCGCTGCTGGTTTGGGAGTGGTGGCGTGCCGGCCGACGCTCTGACGTGACGGTGCTGGCCTTTGACGCCGGTTCCTGGACGCTTGAGGGGGCCTCCGGGGTGGTTGCGGTGTTCCCCTGCGGTGAATGGCTGATCTGGCCCTGGCTCCAGGTGGTGCGTTTTCGTGAAGGCGATGGGCTGCGAGTGCACACCCTGATCATCCTGCCGGACAGTGCCAGTGCCGACGACCGTCGGCGCCTTCGGGTGTGGTTGCGGATGGGGCGTTGGCATGAGGGACGCTGA
- a CDS encoding valine--pyruvate transaminase: protein MKLSRFGEKVAGDAGIVTLMDDLGEALRVNPEMIFMGGGNPASIPEVEASLSSALQGVMDDPGVRRPMLGVYQPPQGDPEFLDSLAGELRRTCGWPVTRENLAVANGSQSAFFVLFNLLAGEGSDGVYRKVQLPLVPEYLGYADVGLAPSLFRANRPAIEWLPEGLFKYHIDFERLTLDDDLGALCLSRPTNPTGNLVTEDELNHLDALARARDLPLILDVAYGAPFPDIVYPSMRPFWNDNTILVLSLSKLGLPGARTGIVVARPEIIQAFARANTVLSLASGNLGPALAQQLLVRGELFRLGPEVIRPFYHQRMQSALAVFQRELAGLPVRIHRPEGAFFLWLWFEGLPISSMALYERLKARGVLVVPGEHFFPGLEEPWGHRQECLRVTYCQAPERVAEGAKILGDEVRRLYSDGA, encoded by the coding sequence ATGAAGCTGTCCCGATTTGGTGAAAAAGTGGCGGGTGATGCCGGTATCGTCACCTTGATGGATGACCTGGGCGAAGCGCTCCGGGTCAATCCCGAGATGATTTTCATGGGCGGTGGTAATCCCGCCTCCATCCCCGAAGTCGAGGCATCGCTGAGCAGCGCCCTTCAGGGTGTGATGGACGACCCCGGCGTTCGACGCCCGATGCTCGGTGTTTATCAGCCCCCACAGGGTGATCCGGAGTTTCTCGATTCACTGGCTGGGGAGCTCCGTCGCACCTGCGGTTGGCCGGTCACCAGAGAGAATCTCGCGGTGGCCAACGGCAGTCAGTCGGCATTCTTCGTGTTGTTCAATCTGTTGGCCGGGGAGGGGAGTGACGGCGTGTACCGTAAGGTACAGCTGCCTCTGGTGCCCGAGTATCTGGGTTATGCGGATGTTGGCCTGGCCCCGTCGCTGTTCCGTGCGAACCGGCCCGCCATCGAATGGCTACCCGAGGGACTGTTCAAGTATCACATCGACTTTGAACGATTGACCCTGGATGATGATCTTGGCGCCTTGTGCCTGTCACGGCCGACCAACCCGACCGGGAACCTGGTGACCGAAGACGAGCTGAATCACCTCGATGCGCTGGCCCGGGCGCGCGATCTGCCGTTGATTCTGGACGTAGCGTATGGGGCGCCTTTTCCCGATATCGTTTATCCGTCCATGCGCCCCTTCTGGAATGACAACACCATACTGGTGCTGAGCCTGTCCAAGCTGGGGTTGCCCGGGGCGCGCACGGGCATTGTCGTTGCCCGGCCGGAGATCATTCAGGCCTTTGCCCGCGCCAATACGGTATTGAGCCTTGCCAGCGGCAACCTGGGGCCCGCATTGGCGCAACAGTTGCTGGTTAGGGGTGAGCTGTTTCGGTTGGGGCCCGAGGTCATCCGGCCGTTCTATCACCAGCGAATGCAGTCGGCACTGGCGGTATTTCAACGGGAGCTGGCTGGCCTGCCGGTTCGTATTCATCGTCCCGAGGGCGCGTTCTTTTTGTGGCTCTGGTTCGAAGGGCTACCCATCTCCAGCATGGCGTTGTACGAGCGCCTCAAGGCACGGGGTGTGCTGGTGGTGCCTGGTGAGCACTTCTTTCCGGGGCTGGAAGAGCCGTGGGGGCATCGGCAGGAATGTCTACGCGTGACTTACTGTCAGGCCCCGGAGCGGGTTGCCGAGGGGGCCAAAATACTGGGGGATGAGGTGCGCCGCCTCTACAGTGACGGCGCCTGA
- a CDS encoding YihY family inner membrane protein, which produces MRDLFNAENRRHYLRLTWQFLQMIGQQLKDTDCQKSAAQLTYVTLFALVPLMTVTYSMFSAIPAFQGLGEQVQDLIFANMVPETGQELLGHLREFSQQARRLTIVGVVFLVASAYFMLANIEKNFNSVWGIVRGRRGISKFLLYWAVLSLGPLLLGVGLAMSTYLASLRLFMDGYEALGLITWIFEFTPWLLTSATFTLLFAAVPNCRVPIRHALIGGVVTGLVFELLKAVFGVIVANSALSSIYGAFAIVPLFLLWVNLTWIVILAGAVLVHTIGVYQIALRDRGYPDLVAAMVVLWHFYRRSLDGRGLEDSELLQLGLASDQWQRIRSALQREHWIAVTNQGDFVLCRDLHRRRIRELGPLLRLPKVLPDPCLDLDKLPWYPELHERLKRIEGFSGEQLDMTFAELFDAALEKEATEKNREARLSEHPASRASGI; this is translated from the coding sequence ATGCGGGACTTGTTCAACGCGGAAAATCGTCGCCACTATCTGCGCCTGACATGGCAGTTTTTGCAGATGATCGGGCAGCAACTGAAAGACACCGATTGCCAGAAAAGCGCCGCGCAACTGACCTACGTCACTCTGTTCGCTCTGGTGCCCCTGATGACGGTGACCTATTCCATGTTCTCCGCCATTCCGGCCTTCCAGGGGCTGGGCGAGCAAGTCCAGGATTTGATCTTTGCCAATATGGTACCTGAAACCGGCCAGGAGTTGCTCGGTCATCTGCGGGAATTCTCACAACAGGCCCGCCGCCTGACCATTGTGGGCGTCGTGTTTCTGGTGGCCTCGGCCTATTTCATGCTGGCCAATATCGAGAAAAACTTCAATTCTGTGTGGGGCATTGTGCGTGGCCGCCGGGGCATTTCCAAATTTCTGCTCTACTGGGCGGTGCTGAGCCTCGGACCACTGCTGCTCGGCGTCGGTCTGGCCATGAGCACCTACCTGGCCTCCTTGCGGCTGTTCATGGATGGTTACGAGGCGCTTGGACTGATCACCTGGATTTTTGAGTTCACTCCCTGGCTGCTGACCTCGGCGACCTTCACTCTGCTGTTCGCTGCGGTGCCCAACTGCCGGGTGCCCATCCGCCATGCGTTGATCGGCGGGGTTGTGACGGGGTTGGTGTTTGAGCTGCTCAAAGCGGTGTTCGGCGTTATTGTCGCCAACTCCGCGCTCAGCTCGATTTACGGTGCCTTTGCCATTGTTCCGCTGTTTCTGCTGTGGGTAAACCTGACCTGGATTGTGATTTTGGCCGGCGCCGTGCTGGTCCATACCATCGGTGTCTACCAGATCGCGTTGCGGGATCGGGGTTACCCGGATCTGGTGGCGGCCATGGTGGTGTTGTGGCATTTTTATCGCCGCAGTCTCGATGGCCGGGGGCTGGAAGACAGTGAGCTGTTGCAGCTTGGCCTGGCTTCGGACCAGTGGCAGCGAATTCGTTCGGCTCTGCAGAGAGAGCACTGGATTGCAGTGACCAATCAGGGGGATTTCGTCCTCTGCCGAGATCTGCATCGCCGCCGCATCCGGGAGCTGGGTCCGTTGCTCAGACTGCCAAAAGTCTTGCCCGACCCCTGTCTCGACCTGGATAAGCTGCCCTGGTACCCGGAGTTGCACGAGCGCCTCAAACGCATAGAAGGGTTTTCCGGGGAGCAGCTGGATATGACCTTCGCGGAACTGTTCGACGCGGCTCTGGAAAAAGAGGCCACGGAGAAGAACCGGGAGGCCCGTCTTTCCGAGCATCCTGCGTCTCGTGCGAGCGGAATCTGA
- the wrbA gene encoding NAD(P)H:quinone oxidoreductase, with amino-acid sequence MPYVLILYYSRTGSVAAMAQQLARGVRRVQGIEARLRTVPPVSADTQASEPAVPADGAPYATLDDLRHCAGLLLGSPTRFGNMAAPLKYFLDSTSGLWVNGDLIDKPAAVFTSTSTLHGGQESTLLSMMLPLLHHGMVLMGQPYSEPALTHTRSGGTPYGPSHWAEGTEATTLSEHETTLCQTLGQRMALWALRGPRADDTPTASGD; translated from the coding sequence ATGCCCTACGTTCTGATTCTTTACTACAGCCGGACCGGTTCGGTTGCTGCCATGGCCCAACAACTGGCGCGGGGCGTGAGACGCGTACAAGGCATTGAAGCCCGGTTGCGCACGGTACCGCCGGTTTCCGCCGACACGCAGGCGAGCGAGCCGGCCGTACCCGCGGACGGGGCGCCTTACGCAACGCTGGACGACCTGCGCCACTGTGCCGGGTTATTGCTCGGCAGCCCGACGCGTTTTGGCAATATGGCCGCACCGCTCAAATACTTTCTGGATAGCACCAGTGGCCTCTGGGTCAATGGAGACCTGATTGACAAGCCCGCTGCGGTGTTCACCTCCACCTCGACGTTGCATGGTGGTCAGGAAAGCACGCTGCTGTCGATGATGCTACCGCTGCTGCATCATGGCATGGTCTTGATGGGCCAGCCCTACAGCGAGCCGGCACTCACCCACACCCGAAGTGGCGGCACGCCTTACGGTCCGTCCCACTGGGCCGAGGGTACCGAAGCGACCACCTTGAGCGAACACGAAACCACCCTGTGTCAGACCCTCGGGCAGCGCATGGCGCTGTGGGCGCTGCGCGGCCCCCGAGCTGACGACACCCCGACCGCAAGCGGAGATTGA
- a CDS encoding YgfZ/GcvT domain-containing protein: MQTATSTHWLTLSDWTLMAVTGPQARAFLQGQVTCDIRELTPGESRLGAHCDPKGRMQVSFRALATAEEQVLLRLPRAMVEATTASLGKYIVFSKAELSDETGHYRLRGLCGPDARKQLTEALVEPATEPGQWVTHDGGFIVTLDEQRYECWLTEAQAEILDQHFGQPTAGNTQWRLLDIRAGLGEVLPQTQGLFTPQLLNLTRIGGVSFRKGCFTGQEIVARLHYKGKLKQRMRRLSAACSDPDALLPGTLLHNGDGKKIGDLVTAAPSGPDTCECLAVIEDSALEGEIQIDHTFRAEPLSLPYTVE; encoded by the coding sequence ATGCAGACGGCAACCTCCACCCATTGGCTGACTTTGTCCGACTGGACCCTGATGGCCGTCACCGGTCCCCAGGCCAGGGCCTTTCTCCAGGGGCAGGTCACCTGTGACATTCGGGAGTTGACGCCGGGCGAAAGCCGACTGGGTGCGCACTGCGACCCGAAAGGACGCATGCAGGTGAGCTTTCGCGCCTTGGCCACCGCTGAGGAGCAGGTACTGCTGCGCCTACCCCGCGCCATGGTGGAGGCCACCACCGCTTCTCTGGGAAAATACATCGTCTTTTCCAAGGCCGAGCTGTCCGACGAAACCGGCCACTACCGGTTACGCGGCCTGTGCGGCCCCGATGCCCGCAAACAGCTGACCGAGGCGCTGGTCGAGCCAGCCACTGAGCCGGGCCAGTGGGTGACTCACGACGGAGGCTTTATTGTCACGCTCGACGAGCAGCGGTACGAGTGCTGGCTGACTGAGGCGCAGGCCGAGATCCTCGACCAACACTTCGGTCAGCCGACCGCCGGTAATACCCAGTGGCGGCTGCTGGATATCCGCGCGGGCCTGGGTGAGGTACTGCCGCAGACGCAGGGACTGTTTACCCCGCAGTTGTTGAATCTTACCCGTATCGGCGGCGTCAGCTTCCGCAAAGGTTGCTTCACCGGCCAGGAAATCGTCGCGCGACTGCACTATAAAGGGAAACTCAAGCAACGCATGCGGCGGTTGAGCGCCGCCTGCAGCGATCCCGATGCCCTGCTGCCGGGCACGCTCCTGCACAATGGCGACGGGAAGAAAATCGGTGATCTGGTAACGGCTGCCCCGAGCGGGCCCGATACCTGTGAGTGCCTCGCCGTGATCGAAGACAGCGCACTGGAGGGAGAGATCCAGATCGACCACACTTTCCGGGCCGAACCGCTATCATTACCCTATACTGTCGAATAA